One stretch of Nocardia fluminea DNA includes these proteins:
- a CDS encoding IS3 family transposase — translation MRFVNEYPQHPVELVLRVLGIASSTYYGWLRQAKAPSRRKLADQELLAEIVDIHTSSGGTYGSPRVHAMLARRGFSVGRKRVERLMRSAGLQGAFLRKKWRLGSTRQDRRAAPAPDLVNRDFTAGEPDRLWVADATRIVCGEGVFWLAAVRDAFSNRIVGWKCSDRCDTELVLGALEYAVWTRDVRDGQLVHHSDRGSTYTAIRFANRLADNGIAQSMGSVGDSYDNALMENFFSTLKTELVYRNSWRTREDAENALFAYIDGWYNTQRIQKRLGWQSPDEYEASYHGQVPAGTR, via the coding sequence GTGCGGTTCGTCAATGAATATCCGCAGCACCCGGTCGAGCTCGTATTACGGGTTCTGGGGATCGCGTCCTCGACGTATTACGGCTGGTTGCGGCAGGCGAAGGCGCCGTCACGGCGGAAACTGGCCGACCAAGAGCTGCTGGCTGAGATCGTCGATATCCATACCAGCTCCGGCGGGACTTACGGGTCGCCGCGGGTTCACGCGATGCTGGCCCGGCGCGGGTTCTCGGTCGGCCGCAAACGCGTTGAGCGGTTGATGCGGAGTGCGGGTTTGCAGGGCGCGTTCCTGCGGAAGAAGTGGCGGCTGGGCTCGACCCGACAGGATCGGCGTGCCGCCCCAGCTCCAGATCTGGTCAACCGGGACTTCACTGCCGGCGAGCCGGACCGGCTGTGGGTCGCCGATGCCACCCGCATCGTCTGCGGCGAGGGTGTGTTCTGGCTGGCCGCGGTCCGGGACGCGTTCTCGAACCGAATCGTGGGCTGGAAGTGCTCGGACCGTTGTGACACCGAGCTGGTTCTCGGCGCTCTCGAGTACGCGGTCTGGACCCGCGATGTTCGTGACGGGCAGCTCGTCCATCATTCCGATCGCGGGTCGACATACACGGCAATCCGGTTCGCTAACCGGTTGGCAGACAACGGGATAGCGCAATCCATGGGTTCAGTCGGAGACAGCTACGACAACGCTCTCATGGAGAACTTCTTCTCCACTCTGAAGACCGAGTTGGTGTATCGGAACAGTTGGCGGACAAGGGAAGACGCCGAGAACGCCTTGTTCGCCTACATCGATGGCTGGTACAACACCCAGCGGATCCAGAAGAGGCTGGGTTGGCAGTCACCCGACGAGTACGAAGCCAGCTACCATGGCCAGGTTCCAGCCGGAACCAGGTAA
- a CDS encoding tyrosine-type recombinase/integrase, with protein MIEEVRQLVLDRIALGGEDNTDARLFVGPRGGRIATGVLRDATHWDEVVTKLGYEHLRRHDLRHTGLTWMAHAGVSLHLLQKIAGHADSRTMSDTYTRSAGRSPMPATSFRTTFGPALRVVG; from the coding sequence CTGATCGAGGAAGTTCGGCAACTGGTCCTCGACCGCATTGCCCTCGGCGGTGAAGACAACACCGATGCCCGCTTGTTCGTCGGTCCGCGCGGTGGACGGATCGCTACCGGCGTTCTTCGCGATGCGACGCACTGGGACGAAGTGGTCACCAAACTCGGCTACGAACACCTGAGACGCCACGACCTCCGGCATACCGGACTTACCTGGATGGCCCATGCCGGGGTGAGCCTGCACCTGCTCCAGAAGATCGCGGGCCATGCCGACAGTCGAACAATGAGCGATACCTACACCCGGTCCGCCGGGAGGTCACCGATGCCGGCGACAAGCTTTCGAACCACCTTCGGTCCCGCTCTCCGTGTGGTGGGCTAA
- a CDS encoding AIPR family protein, giving the protein MTAGNPPTKGSPLSNETVLIDQYLKSRQDARDTPLPDDIAYELLAAQSVLRDYQLSDEEVELGRVGGGMDGGIDGFYTFLDGTLLDEDSDVLSQNFKAADIRRHADIDVWILQAKRETSFSETTFDKLESSLRRLFDLTLSDSDLTVLYSKELIARVRIFTETWRTLGIRSPRITVHVDYVTKGDCSTVGVPVKTKKRDLESMIAGSIKGSLVDVRLIGSSELWQILSSEPEYDLQLKVSPYVPLGEAYSGLVRLADYYDFLSDGRDELRTNLFDWNVRDYQGEVTVNRAIKDTLNSSSDEDFWWFNNGVTVLCSEASIGADSTFTLRGVQIVNGMQTSHEIFTALRDTDSSDRDKKRSVAVRIIKTQDEDIRDRIIRATNSQTKVPDASLHATEAIHRQIEAHFKSHGWFYDRRKNFYKNTGKPGDRIISIGSLGQAVTAIGLSRPNDARARPTTLLNNPSDYKQIFNTAVNLDVYLWLAAAQRKVDAMLTKEVDAYIKTNLRFYVSCYLVTRQAGFRIYNPKQLREIAEIPFEVDSTTIFHSAQRIEEIAVNLADDEEPDWSLDRIAKNRGFAEAVIEAALD; this is encoded by the coding sequence GTGACCGCAGGAAATCCGCCAACTAAAGGGAGTCCGTTGAGCAACGAGACGGTCTTGATTGATCAATACTTGAAGTCACGTCAAGATGCACGGGACACGCCGCTTCCCGACGACATTGCGTATGAACTTTTAGCAGCCCAGAGCGTGCTTCGCGACTACCAGCTTTCGGATGAGGAAGTCGAGTTGGGACGAGTCGGCGGGGGTATGGATGGTGGTATCGACGGCTTCTATACGTTTCTGGACGGTACGCTATTGGACGAAGACTCTGATGTCTTGAGTCAAAATTTCAAAGCCGCTGATATTAGACGGCATGCCGATATCGATGTATGGATTTTGCAGGCCAAGCGGGAGACGTCTTTTTCTGAAACAACATTTGATAAGCTGGAGTCATCACTACGCCGCCTTTTCGATCTGACGCTTTCAGACTCGGATCTCACTGTGCTTTATTCGAAAGAGCTGATTGCAAGAGTTCGAATATTTACTGAGACTTGGCGCACCTTGGGAATAAGAAGCCCTCGCATTACGGTTCATGTTGACTATGTCACCAAAGGTGACTGCAGTACGGTCGGCGTACCTGTCAAAACCAAAAAACGAGATCTAGAGTCTATGATCGCAGGGTCGATCAAAGGCTCGTTGGTGGATGTCCGATTGATTGGCAGTAGCGAATTATGGCAAATCTTGAGCAGCGAGCCAGAGTATGATCTCCAACTTAAGGTCTCACCCTACGTTCCGCTCGGCGAGGCATACTCGGGTCTCGTAAGACTTGCCGACTATTATGATTTTCTTTCTGACGGCCGAGATGAGCTACGGACGAACCTTTTCGACTGGAATGTGCGTGACTACCAGGGCGAGGTGACCGTAAACCGGGCTATCAAAGATACGTTGAATTCTAGCTCCGATGAAGATTTTTGGTGGTTCAACAACGGCGTGACAGTCCTATGCTCGGAAGCTTCCATTGGTGCCGACAGCACATTTACGTTGCGCGGAGTCCAAATCGTCAACGGTATGCAAACCTCTCACGAGATATTTACGGCCCTGCGTGATACAGACTCCTCTGACCGAGATAAGAAACGATCAGTCGCAGTACGGATAATTAAGACTCAAGACGAGGATATTCGTGACAGAATTATCCGTGCTACCAATAGTCAAACAAAGGTGCCCGACGCATCCCTGCACGCTACCGAGGCCATTCACAGGCAGATAGAAGCGCATTTCAAGTCTCACGGCTGGTTCTACGATCGTCGCAAGAATTTCTACAAGAATACCGGAAAACCTGGCGACCGCATTATCAGCATAGGCAGTCTGGGGCAAGCGGTTACTGCCATCGGATTATCTCGCCCTAATGATGCGCGCGCTCGTCCGACCACGTTGCTAAACAATCCGTCCGACTACAAGCAGATCTTTAATACTGCGGTAAACTTGGATGTGTACCTTTGGCTCGCGGCTGCACAGCGCAAGGTTGATGCAATGTTGACGAAGGAAGTGGATGCTTACATCAAAACAAATCTGCGATTCTATGTCAGTTGCTATCTCGTTACTCGGCAAGCAGGATTCCGCATATACAACCCGAAGCAATTGCGCGAGATAGCGGAAATTCCATTCGAGGTGGATTCTACTACGATCTTTCATTCGGCACAAAGGATTGAAGAAATTGCAGTGAATCTCGCGGATGATGAGGAGCCCGATTGGAGTCTTGATCGTATCGCCAAGAACAGAGGTTTTGCCGAGGCTGTAATCGAAGCAGCGTTGGACTGA
- a CDS encoding TetR family transcriptional regulator, translating into MTDMTEARSDATRARLLDAAIAAFAEKGFNGTTTRDIAAAAGLSPAAVYVHHKSKEELLYLISRSGHEETLALVLKGVESSDEPATALRNVVHAFVAHHARGHTGARIVNYELSALTPEHYAEILAIRHRIDREIRELVERGVAAGVFDTPNPRMAGVALLSLGIDLARWYRDEGEWSPEDIAAAYADMALRIVGAH; encoded by the coding sequence ATGACCGACATGACCGAAGCCCGCTCCGATGCGACCCGCGCACGTCTCCTCGACGCGGCCATCGCCGCATTCGCCGAGAAAGGCTTCAACGGCACCACCACCCGCGACATCGCCGCCGCCGCCGGCTTGAGTCCCGCCGCCGTATACGTGCACCACAAATCGAAGGAAGAGCTGCTCTACCTGATCTCCCGATCCGGACACGAAGAGACACTCGCCCTGGTACTGAAGGGGGTCGAGTCGTCCGACGAACCGGCCACCGCCCTGCGAAATGTGGTGCACGCCTTCGTCGCCCACCACGCCAGAGGACACACCGGCGCCAGAATCGTGAACTACGAACTCTCCGCGCTCACCCCCGAGCACTACGCCGAGATCCTCGCCATCCGCCACCGCATCGACCGCGAAATTCGCGAACTCGTCGAGCGCGGCGTCGCAGCGGGCGTTTTCGACACCCCCAACCCGCGCATGGCCGGAGTCGCCCTGCTCTCCCTGGGCATCGACCTCGCCCGCTGGTACCGCGACGAGGGCGAATGGAGCCCCGAGGACATCGCCGCCGCGTACGCCGACATGGCCCTACGTATCGTCGGGGCACATTGA
- a CDS encoding transposase has translation MAAPKKYPDELRARAVRLYRESDPKPTIRKLAEQLGVHHEALRNWIRQAEADAGHRHDRPTTDMAEENKQLRKRVAELERVNAVLRDASAYFASELGQTRR, from the coding sequence GTGGCAGCACCGAAGAAATATCCGGACGAGTTGAGAGCTCGAGCCGTGCGGTTGTATCGAGAGTCCGATCCCAAGCCGACGATCCGGAAGCTCGCCGAGCAACTCGGGGTGCATCACGAGGCATTGCGGAACTGGATCCGCCAAGCCGAAGCCGATGCCGGCCACCGCCACGACCGCCCGACGACCGACATGGCCGAGGAGAACAAGCAACTCCGTAAACGAGTCGCCGAGCTGGAGCGGGTCAACGCTGTATTGCGTGATGCGAGTGCGTATTTCGCCTCGGAGCTCGGCCAGACCCGGCGGTGA
- a CDS encoding tyrosine-type recombinase/integrase, whose product MFAACTASRIGEVSGVRVNDIDTEQWIWNLRRQTSPGPGGMLDKGTKGKRAGRVPIIEEIRPLLLDRIRARQDKPDARLFVGPRGGKIQTGVLRKATYWDTVVATLGYEHLRRHDLRHTGLTWFADAGCRSIDYSRSPGTPTRASRSGTCIQTSWPCRLTATCSRRT is encoded by the coding sequence ATGTTCGCCGCGTGCACTGCCTCCCGAATCGGGGAGGTGTCCGGCGTCCGCGTCAACGACATCGACACCGAGCAGTGGATATGGAACCTGCGGCGGCAGACCTCACCGGGGCCAGGTGGAATGCTGGACAAGGGCACCAAAGGTAAACGGGCGGGCCGTGTTCCGATCATCGAGGAGATTCGCCCCTTGCTGCTCGACCGAATCCGGGCAAGGCAGGACAAGCCGGATGCTCGTCTGTTCGTCGGGCCACGGGGCGGCAAGATACAAACCGGCGTGCTGCGCAAGGCGACGTATTGGGACACAGTGGTTGCCACGCTTGGCTATGAGCACCTGCGCCGGCACGACCTCCGGCACACCGGACTCACGTGGTTCGCCGATGCGGGGTGCCGATCCATCGACTACAGCAGATCGCCGGGCACACCGACCCGCGCATCACGCAGCGGTACCTGCATCCAGACATCGTGGCCTTGCAGGCTGACGGCGACATGCTCTCGGCGCACCTAA
- a CDS encoding DinB family protein, producing MVTNAITTGSERAIIENTLDRNREALIATVRELSDVDARRRLVASLTTPISLIKHAAAAERIWFQRFWAGLDEGECDGYSERDEGTFAVAADESLADVIVEFERASRRSRVIAAGFDLDDTKHNPREGTVSMRWTLLAMIEEFARHAGHGDILREQIDQTAPL from the coding sequence ATGGTTACCAACGCAATTACCACCGGTTCCGAGCGCGCCATCATCGAGAACACGCTTGATCGCAACCGCGAAGCGCTTATCGCGACCGTGCGCGAGCTGTCCGATGTCGATGCGCGGCGACGGCTGGTCGCGTCGTTGACTACGCCGATCTCCTTGATCAAACATGCCGCGGCCGCGGAGCGGATCTGGTTTCAGCGGTTTTGGGCGGGGCTCGACGAAGGCGAGTGCGACGGGTATTCGGAGCGCGATGAGGGTACGTTCGCCGTGGCCGCGGACGAGTCGCTGGCTGACGTGATCGTTGAGTTCGAGCGGGCGAGCAGGCGGTCACGGGTGATCGCTGCCGGGTTCGACTTGGACGACACCAAGCACAATCCTCGGGAGGGGACTGTCAGTATGCGGTGGACGCTGCTTGCGATGATCGAGGAATTCGCCCGGCACGCAGGTCACGGCGACATCCTCCGCGAGCAGATTGATCAGACTGCGCCACTCTGA
- a CDS encoding helix-turn-helix domain-containing protein, whose translation MTHFATRLNELFDNPTGPDVRQCTNRQVARMLQAAGHRISAPYLSQLRSGHRDNPSPKTVAALAEYFQVRPDYFFLADHSGIDDHTLIRALELEEPRALLLRAIGLSSEAMDILLTMAERLRLSDRLLAISLDD comes from the coding sequence GTGACGCACTTCGCCACCCGCCTCAACGAACTTTTCGACAACCCCACGGGCCCGGACGTGCGTCAGTGCACAAACCGCCAGGTGGCGCGCATGCTCCAAGCGGCCGGTCACCGCATCTCCGCACCGTATCTGTCCCAGCTACGCTCCGGCCATCGCGACAACCCCTCACCGAAAACTGTTGCGGCGCTGGCCGAGTACTTCCAGGTCCGCCCCGACTACTTCTTCCTCGCGGACCATTCCGGCATCGACGATCACACGCTCATCCGAGCCCTCGAACTCGAAGAGCCACGCGCACTGCTGCTGCGTGCGATCGGCTTGTCGAGTGAGGCCATGGACATCCTCCTCACGATGGCCGAGCGGCTTCGCCTCAGCGATAGACTGCTAGCTATCTCCCTCGACGACTGA